A stretch of the Mesorhizobium huakuii genome encodes the following:
- a CDS encoding pseudouridine-5'-phosphate glycosidase, with translation MAQALAAGRPVVALESTIITHGMPYPDNGAMAANVEKIISDGGAVPATIAVVGGRIKIGLSDGERESLAMTGDAMKLSRADLGFAVAQGRTGGTTVAATMIAAEMAGIKVFATGGIGGVHKGAEKSFDISADLDELARTPVIVVSAGAKAILDIEKTLEVLETRGVPVIGHGCETMPAFWSRQSPFRAPLTLHTPEEIAHFYQTRAALGLGGGVLVANPVPETHEIPAEEMAGYIEAAQKAAEALNVTGKAVTPFLLGKILELTGGRSLKTNIALVENNARLAAEIAKAL, from the coding sequence GTGGCGCAGGCCCTGGCCGCCGGACGGCCGGTGGTGGCGCTGGAAAGCACCATCATCACCCATGGCATGCCCTACCCCGACAATGGCGCCATGGCGGCGAATGTCGAGAAGATCATCAGCGACGGCGGCGCCGTGCCGGCGACGATCGCCGTGGTTGGCGGCCGCATCAAGATCGGCCTTTCCGATGGCGAGCGCGAATCGCTGGCCATGACCGGTGACGCCATGAAGCTGTCGCGCGCCGACCTCGGCTTCGCCGTCGCTCAAGGACGCACCGGCGGCACGACCGTCGCCGCCACGATGATCGCGGCTGAAATGGCCGGGATAAAGGTGTTCGCCACCGGCGGCATTGGCGGCGTGCACAAGGGCGCCGAAAAGAGCTTTGATATTTCCGCCGATCTCGACGAATTGGCGCGTACACCGGTCATCGTCGTCTCGGCCGGCGCCAAGGCCATTCTCGACATCGAAAAAACGCTCGAAGTGCTGGAAACGCGCGGCGTGCCGGTGATTGGACATGGCTGCGAGACCATGCCCGCCTTCTGGTCGCGGCAGTCGCCGTTCCGCGCGCCGCTGACCTTGCACACGCCTGAAGAGATCGCGCATTTCTACCAGACTAGGGCTGCGCTGGGTCTCGGCGGCGGTGTGCTGGTCGCCAATCCGGTGCCGGAAACCCACGAAATCCCGGCCGAGGAGATGGCAGGCTATATCGAGGCCGCGCAGAAGGCCGCCGAGGCGCTCAACGTGACCGGCAAGGCGGTGACGCCGTTCCTGCTGGGAAAAATCCTGGAGTTGACCGGCGGCCGCAGCCTGAAGACCAACATCGCGCTGGTCGAAAACAATGCACGGCTGGCGGCCGAGATCGCCAAGGCGTTGTAG